In a genomic window of Methanosarcina horonobensis HB-1 = JCM 15518:
- a CDS encoding PAS domain-containing protein translates to MDTTDKHRIKATDLEHILLESIPIPVIAVDKDFNILFINSAGCDWCKKEFEEAIGKKCFNVIEAKCCSSSNCGIKEAMDSGKKYTGHYEIPHHKETINIEITAVPLKDENGKIVGGLEYITDITSKVKMENELRTQTQTILELATPVIKIWDGILLLPLVGIVDTARAQQIIENLLNSIVENEAELAILDLTGVPVVDTAVARHIIKTVNAAKMLGAQTILTGFSPEVSQTLVTLGVDLSNITTCGSLKTGISKAFSLIGKKVVSYEG, encoded by the coding sequence ATGGACACTACAGATAAACACAGAATAAAAGCAACTGATCTGGAACACATTCTTCTTGAATCAATCCCAATTCCTGTAATAGCTGTGGATAAGGACTTTAATATTCTATTTATCAACTCTGCAGGTTGTGACTGGTGCAAAAAAGAATTTGAGGAAGCTATTGGCAAAAAATGTTTTAACGTTATCGAAGCAAAGTGTTGCAGTTCTTCCAATTGTGGAATCAAGGAGGCAATGGATAGCGGCAAAAAATATACAGGTCATTATGAAATCCCGCATCACAAAGAAACAATCAATATAGAGATAACGGCCGTGCCATTAAAAGATGAGAATGGAAAAATTGTAGGAGGTCTTGAATATATTACGGATATTACCAGCAAAGTAAAGATGGAAAACGAACTTCGCACACAAACCCAGACAATCCTTGAACTCGCAACTCCTGTGATCAAAATATGGGATGGAATCCTGTTATTGCCGCTGGTAGGAATTGTTGATACGGCGCGTGCACAGCAGATTATAGAAAACCTGCTAAACTCAATTGTCGAAAACGAAGCTGAACTGGCGATTCTGGACCTTACGGGGGTACCGGTAGTAGACACTGCAGTTGCAAGACATATCATCAAGACAGTAAATGCGGCAAAAATGTTAGGTGCACAGACAATTCTAACCGGTTTCAGCCCTGAAGTCTCACAGACCCTGGTAACACTTGGGGTAGACCTGAGTAATATTACTACCTGCGGTTCGCTGAAGACAGGGATCTCAAAAGCCTTCAGTCTAATCG
- a CDS encoding methanogenesis marker 2 protein: MNLEELAERIRSFEGVTRKRQIEDIVSIFETVRPEYGNAIVDFGDDAAVIDIGGDDVILFAADGIWGRLLDASPWWAGYGAVVVNINDIAAMGGKPLAMVDIASANSSKACRELMEGLAEGVRKFGVPVVGGHVHPDTQYNSLSVAIIGIVKRDCVIRSDTAKPGDMVIAAYDMDGKIGPNSPYSWDTTSFKEPAVLRESYLVTQEIAQKKLATAGKDISNPGLIGTLGMLCETSRVGASVDLEKVPRPEGVDFEQWLKVHPGTGYAFTADPERAEECVNVFEKAGLTAAVIGKIEEGSKLDIYDQTGRVTVFDFSKDSITGICSE, from the coding sequence AAAGGATAAGAAGTTTTGAAGGGGTTACCCGAAAAAGACAGATTGAGGATATAGTTTCGATCTTCGAAACTGTCCGCCCTGAATACGGAAACGCTATCGTTGATTTCGGGGATGACGCAGCAGTGATTGATATCGGAGGAGATGATGTTATCCTCTTTGCAGCAGACGGCATCTGGGGGCGGCTGCTGGATGCAAGCCCCTGGTGGGCAGGGTACGGGGCTGTTGTTGTGAATATAAATGACATTGCAGCCATGGGTGGAAAGCCTCTTGCCATGGTAGATATTGCTTCTGCAAATTCCTCAAAAGCCTGCAGGGAACTTATGGAAGGGCTGGCTGAAGGAGTAAGAAAATTCGGAGTTCCTGTAGTTGGAGGGCATGTCCACCCTGATACGCAATATAATTCTCTTTCCGTTGCCATCATAGGGATTGTCAAAAGGGATTGTGTAATCCGGAGTGATACCGCAAAACCCGGAGATATGGTAATTGCAGCCTATGATATGGACGGAAAAATCGGTCCGAATTCCCCTTACAGCTGGGACACAACTTCCTTTAAAGAGCCTGCAGTCCTGAGAGAAAGCTACCTTGTAACACAGGAAATAGCGCAGAAAAAGCTTGCAACCGCTGGCAAGGATATAAGCAATCCAGGGCTTATAGGAACGCTTGGAATGCTCTGCGAGACGAGCAGAGTAGGAGCTTCGGTGGATCTGGAAAAAGTCCCGAGACCGGAAGGTGTGGACTTTGAGCAGTGGCTGAAAGTACATCCCGGAACAGGCTACGCGTTTACTGCAGATCCGGAAAGAGCCGAAGAGTGTGTAAATGTGTTTGAAAAGGCAGGGCTCACGGCTGCAGTTATAGGAAAAATCGAAGAAGGATCAAAGCTCGATATATACGACCAAACAGGTAGGGTAACAGTTTTTGACTTTTCAAAAGACAGTATTACAGGTATATGTTCCGAGTAA